Proteins from one Chroococcidiopsis sp. CCMEE 29 genomic window:
- a CDS encoding TetR/AcrR family transcriptional regulator, whose protein sequence is MALLKTGARFFREKGYNHTGIQEVLQTTGVPKGSFYYYFKSKEDFGLEIIDNDASEHNWVLDSYLNDETLNPLTRLRRYFEAKSEEFTSLQCREGCLLGNLGQELADQNERFRLRLEEIFAQWRDRYVECLQQAQDAGEISPHLDVRVLGEFCLNSWEGALQQMKVSKSPTPLKAFITVMFDLVLKS, encoded by the coding sequence ATGGCACTCCTAAAGACGGGTGCGCGCTTCTTCCGGGAGAAGGGCTACAACCACACTGGGATACAAGAAGTCTTGCAAACAACAGGAGTACCCAAAGGCTCGTTCTACTACTACTTCAAAAGTAAGGAGGACTTTGGACTTGAGATTATCGACAACGATGCTAGTGAGCATAACTGGGTTTTGGACAGCTACCTGAACGACGAGACTCTAAATCCCTTAACCCGTCTCAGGCGATACTTCGAGGCAAAGAGCGAAGAGTTTACATCTCTGCAGTGCCGGGAAGGTTGCTTGTTGGGTAATCTCGGTCAAGAATTGGCTGACCAGAACGAAAGGTTTCGTTTACGGCTGGAGGAGATTTTTGCTCAATGGCGCGATCGCTATGTTGAGTGTTTGCAGCAGGCTCAAGATGCCGGTGAAATCTCGCCTCATTTGGATGTTCGTGTCCTAGGTGAGTTCTGTTTAAATAGCTGGGAAGGAGCGCTTCAACAAATGAAGGTCAGTAAAAGTCCCACACCTTTAAAAGCGTTTATTACTGTCATGTTTGACTTGGTTCTGAAGAGCTAA
- a CDS encoding malic enzyme-like NAD(P)-binding protein produces the protein MADLTPNSSFSLTIRLQIPNRVGMLASVTHAIAANGGNLGQIDLIEQTRQVSIRDITVDAASTEHAEIIVQAVKAVPDIHVINVYDRTFNLHRGGKISIASRIPLKSQGDLAMAYTPGVGRICNAIAQEPEQVYNLTIKQNTVAIVTDGSAVLGLGNLGPAAALPVMEGKAMLFKEFAGIDAFPICLASQDTTTIVETVKQIATVFGGVNLEDIAAPRCFEIEKLLRQQLDIPVFHDDQHGTAIVTLAALINALKLLNKSMAEVRIVINGAGAAGVAIARLLRKAGAKSVWMCDSKGILSTGRTDLTEEKREFAVSQMGSLGGALVGADVFIGVSVPGVLTPEMVRSMVKDPIVFAMANPIPEIQPELVKNDVAIVATGRSDYPNQINNVLAFPGVFRGALDCRASTITTTMYLEAAQAIASLVKPSDLDREHIIPSVFDERVVTAVAGAVQRAARQEGIARS, from the coding sequence ATGGCAGACCTAACTCCTAACTCTAGCTTTAGTTTGACAATCCGCTTGCAGATTCCAAATCGTGTGGGTATGTTGGCGAGCGTGACACACGCGATCGCTGCCAATGGTGGCAATCTCGGTCAAATTGATTTAATTGAACAAACCCGCCAAGTTTCTATCCGCGATATTACTGTTGATGCTGCTAGTACAGAGCACGCAGAAATCATCGTGCAAGCGGTTAAGGCAGTGCCAGATATCCATGTGATCAATGTCTATGACCGCACCTTCAACTTGCATCGCGGTGGCAAAATCAGCATTGCCAGCAGAATTCCGCTTAAGAGCCAAGGCGATCTAGCAATGGCTTACACGCCGGGAGTGGGTCGCATCTGTAACGCGATCGCCCAAGAACCAGAACAAGTTTATAACTTAACGATTAAGCAAAACACCGTTGCCATTGTCACTGATGGCAGCGCTGTATTGGGATTGGGAAATCTTGGACCGGCTGCTGCCTTGCCAGTCATGGAGGGCAAAGCAATGTTATTTAAAGAGTTTGCTGGGATTGATGCTTTTCCCATCTGTCTTGCGAGTCAAGACACCACTACCATTGTTGAAACTGTCAAACAAATTGCAACCGTGTTTGGGGGTGTGAATTTAGAGGATATTGCCGCTCCCCGCTGCTTTGAGATTGAAAAATTGCTGCGGCAGCAGTTAGATATCCCTGTGTTTCACGACGACCAACACGGCACGGCAATTGTCACTCTGGCAGCGTTGATCAACGCCTTGAAACTGCTGAATAAGTCAATGGCTGAGGTTCGGATCGTGATTAATGGTGCTGGAGCAGCTGGGGTGGCGATCGCGCGCTTACTCCGCAAAGCTGGAGCAAAAAGTGTTTGGATGTGTGACTCCAAGGGTATTCTCTCAACTGGGCGGACTGACTTGACCGAAGAAAAGCGAGAATTTGCCGTTAGCCAGATGGGTTCCCTAGGCGGTGCGTTAGTAGGAGCAGATGTGTTTATTGGAGTGAGCGTACCTGGCGTGCTTACCCCTGAGATGGTGCGCTCAATGGTGAAAGATCCGATCGTGTTTGCAATGGCAAATCCAATTCCGGAGATTCAACCGGAATTAGTTAAAAACGATGTAGCGATCGTGGCAACTGGGCGCAGCGACTATCCGAATCAGATCAACAACGTTTTAGCTTTCCCAGGCGTGTTTCGTGGGGCTTTAGATTGTCGAGCATCTACCATTACGACCACGATGTACCTGGAAGCGGCACAAGCGATCGCCTCCTTAGTCAAACCCTCCGACTTAGACCGCGAACACATTATCCCTTCAGTCTTTGACGAGCGAGTTGTTACTGCCGTCGCTGGTGCCGTGCAACGAGCTGCCCGTCAAGAAGGTATTGCTCGTAGTTAA
- a CDS encoding peptidoglycan-binding protein — MWCRWRPAITAITLGVTASLVSYEFVAAQQRYYYTPGEFRVVMRGLGYDIPETGALTDEATQKAIRDFQQRYGLPADGIAGPKTQEVAAQLMRNLHGSLNLVVQPVPPLPRNQFYTELTEGAVEEFQKKFNLPVTGIANLQTRSRLDQEARQILDKQPRTPGATPSPSPAPEASPETAPEASPSPRATSSPSPAPEASPETAPEATPSPSPAPEASPETTPEASPTRTPGATPRATPSP; from the coding sequence ATGTGGTGTAGATGGAGACCAGCAATCACAGCTATTACACTTGGTGTAACAGCTAGCTTAGTCAGCTACGAATTCGTTGCAGCTCAGCAGAGGTATTATTACACGCCAGGCGAATTCCGCGTTGTCATGAGAGGATTGGGATATGACATCCCAGAGACAGGAGCTTTGACAGATGAGGCTACTCAAAAAGCAATCCGTGATTTTCAGCAGCGCTACGGGTTACCAGCTGACGGTATAGCAGGTCCGAAAACACAGGAAGTGGCAGCGCAGTTAATGAGAAATCTGCATGGCAGTTTAAACCTCGTTGTCCAACCAGTTCCCCCACTACCCCGTAACCAGTTTTATACAGAACTAACAGAAGGAGCCGTTGAAGAGTTTCAGAAAAAATTTAACTTGCCCGTGACTGGCATTGCTAACTTACAAACCCGCTCTAGACTGGACCAAGAGGCAAGGCAGATTCTAGATAAGCAGCCACGAACACCAGGGGCAACACCATCGCCATCCCCAGCTCCAGAAGCATCACCGGAGACCGCCCCCGAGGCATCACCATCACCAAGAGCAACATCATCGCCATCCCCAGCTCCAGAAGCGTCACCGGAGACCGCCCCCGAGGCAACACCATCGCCATCCCCAGCTCCAGAAGCATCACCGGAGACCACCCCCGAGGCATCACCCACACGAACCCCAGGGGCTACACCAAGGGCAACACCGTCCCCGTAG
- a CDS encoding metallophosphoesterase yields MHWLLSGPLSVEKLTVEIADLPVSLQGTKLVQLSDFHYDGWRLSEEMLEQAIAASNEAEPDLILLTGDYVTDDPTSIHQLVLRLKHLQSRAGIYAVLGNHDLYYQQSKAKITAALTSIGIHVLWNEIAYPLGQELPVVGLADYWSWEFKIKPVMSRLDPETPRIVLSHNPDTARVLKKWRVDLQLSGHTHGGQIILPGIGPAVAFYKTLRRNLPKSARRWVPCMQQDWVKVVRHWEWAQGFHYVGKNQLYVNRGLGTYLPGRLFCPPEVTVITLVAKSPSV; encoded by the coding sequence ATGCACTGGTTACTATCCGGACCATTGAGTGTGGAAAAATTGACAGTGGAGATCGCGGATCTTCCAGTATCGTTGCAAGGGACAAAGCTGGTGCAGCTTTCCGATTTTCACTATGATGGTTGGCGGCTGTCGGAAGAGATGTTAGAACAAGCGATCGCAGCTAGTAACGAAGCTGAACCAGATTTAATTTTGTTGACTGGCGACTACGTAACTGACGACCCCACCTCGATTCATCAGTTGGTATTACGACTTAAACATCTGCAAAGTCGCGCTGGCATCTATGCTGTACTCGGTAACCACGATCTCTATTACCAACAATCGAAAGCTAAAATTACCGCTGCCCTCACTAGTATTGGGATTCACGTCCTCTGGAATGAAATTGCTTATCCACTAGGGCAAGAATTACCTGTAGTAGGACTAGCTGACTATTGGTCATGGGAGTTTAAGATTAAACCAGTGATGAGCCGGTTAGATCCTGAGACACCTCGGATTGTGTTATCCCACAACCCTGATACTGCTAGAGTTTTGAAAAAATGGCGGGTAGATTTGCAACTCTCAGGCCATACTCATGGCGGTCAGATTATACTTCCAGGAATTGGACCGGCGGTGGCATTTTACAAAACGCTCCGCCGCAACCTTCCTAAATCAGCACGGCGTTGGGTACCATGTATGCAACAAGATTGGGTCAAAGTGGTGCGTCATTGGGAATGGGCCCAAGGATTCCACTATGTCGGTAAGAACCAATTGTACGTTAATCGAGGCTTGGGAACCTATCTACCAGGTCGCCTATTTTGCCCGCCAGAAGTTACAGTGATTACTCTAGTGGCGAAATCACCATCTGTTTAG
- a CDS encoding FAD-dependent oxidoreductase has protein sequence MAVEYDLVVIGGGSGGLVAAGVAAALKAKVALVERDRLGGDCLWYGCVPSKSIIHASRIAYEVKHAGRFGVYCSEPEIDFAKAIGYVQDVISTIQPHDSPERFEGLGVEVIFGSGKFIDRKTFEVNNRRLKARAFVISTGSRPGVPPIPGLKEAGYLTNEEVFSITERPDSLAVIGGGPIGCELGQAFSRLGSQVTIIASRDRLLPKEDPEAVEVVHKQFESEGIRILLQTRAESVEIVDGKKYVWAGGEKLAVDEILVATGRQPNVESLNLDAAGVKLGKSGIEVNSKLQTTNPRIYACGDVIGGYQFTHVASYQANVVLKNALFLPVFKADYRVIPWAIFTDPELARVGLTEQEARERYGNDINVVKQEFAEVDRAQAEAATEGFAKIITQRNGQILGAHLVGASAGELIHEIILAMSHKLKISALGGIHIYPTLAEVNSKAAFELTRQNYEKSHGLQSLLKKLFHFLRTLG, from the coding sequence ATGGCAGTTGAATACGATCTAGTTGTTATTGGCGGCGGTTCCGGTGGTTTAGTTGCTGCTGGTGTAGCTGCCGCACTGAAAGCAAAAGTTGCTCTCGTAGAACGCGATCGCCTCGGTGGTGATTGTCTCTGGTATGGCTGCGTCCCCAGTAAATCTATAATCCATGCCTCCCGCATCGCTTACGAAGTGAAACATGCTGGACGCTTCGGTGTTTATTGCAGCGAGCCGGAAATCGACTTTGCTAAAGCGATTGGTTACGTTCAAGATGTTATTTCTACTATTCAACCGCACGACTCACCAGAGCGATTTGAAGGATTGGGTGTCGAGGTAATCTTTGGGAGCGGCAAATTTATCGACCGCAAAACCTTTGAAGTTAATAATCGCCGTCTTAAAGCTAGAGCTTTTGTAATTTCCACAGGTTCTAGACCAGGAGTTCCTCCCATTCCCGGACTGAAAGAAGCAGGTTATCTTACCAACGAAGAAGTCTTTTCCATCACTGAACGCCCAGATTCCTTAGCAGTGATTGGCGGTGGACCGATTGGTTGTGAATTAGGGCAAGCCTTTTCCCGACTGGGGTCACAAGTTACGATTATTGCTAGCCGCGATCGCCTCCTACCCAAAGAAGATCCAGAAGCAGTTGAAGTAGTCCATAAACAGTTTGAATCCGAAGGCATTCGCATTTTGCTCCAAACCAGAGCTGAAAGCGTTGAAATCGTTGATGGTAAAAAGTATGTTTGGGCAGGTGGAGAGAAACTTGCTGTAGATGAAATCTTAGTCGCAACTGGACGTCAGCCTAATGTTGAATCTCTAAACCTGGATGCAGCGGGGGTGAAATTGGGTAAAAGCGGAATTGAGGTCAATAGCAAACTCCAGACAACAAATCCCCGCATTTATGCTTGTGGTGATGTGATTGGCGGTTACCAATTTACTCATGTTGCCTCATACCAAGCGAATGTAGTGCTGAAAAATGCTCTGTTCTTACCTGTTTTCAAGGCTGATTATCGAGTAATTCCTTGGGCGATATTCACAGATCCAGAACTGGCACGTGTTGGCTTGACAGAACAAGAAGCTAGAGAGCGTTATGGGAATGATATTAATGTGGTAAAGCAGGAATTTGCTGAGGTAGATCGCGCTCAAGCAGAAGCTGCGACAGAGGGATTTGCAAAGATTATTACCCAACGGAATGGTCAAATTCTCGGGGCTCATTTAGTTGGAGCATCCGCTGGGGAATTAATTCACGAAATTATTCTGGCAATGTCTCATAAGCTAAAAATTTCTGCTCTAGGTGGCATCCACATCTACCCAACTTTGGCAGAAGTCAACAGTAAAGCAGCGTTTGAGCTAACTAGGCAGAACTACGAAAAAAGTCATGGACTCCAGAGCTTGTTAAAGAAGTTATTTCATTTTTTACGGACACTAGGATAA
- a CDS encoding ERF family protein: protein MNEKAKLFQKILAVQKVLEPLEKNGWNDFQKYSYSTASDVLLPIQRICNDHGLIVVADCVDSKIEPGRASVTVRLTVADSETSEALSVTAPGYAEDFSYKDNRPNGDKAVYKAITGATKYAVRSFFCLPSDDDPERAPTRLAARTVIKPAVNNSKVDIALIEQTTAELKRLGWSNKEGRLYLQETFGKSSRQHLTAQELQQFLNYLRSLQPSGAQSTSE, encoded by the coding sequence ATGAACGAGAAAGCAAAGCTATTCCAAAAAATTCTGGCAGTGCAGAAAGTTCTGGAACCCTTGGAAAAGAATGGGTGGAACGACTTTCAAAAGTATAGCTACAGTACAGCTAGCGATGTACTTTTACCAATTCAACGAATCTGCAATGATCATGGCTTAATCGTGGTGGCTGATTGCGTTGATTCCAAAATTGAACCTGGACGCGCATCGGTTACAGTGCGTCTCACCGTTGCCGATAGCGAAACAAGTGAAGCATTAAGCGTGACAGCTCCTGGGTATGCTGAAGACTTCAGTTATAAGGATAATCGACCGAATGGTGATAAGGCGGTTTACAAAGCCATTACTGGTGCGACTAAGTATGCCGTACGCTCTTTCTTCTGCTTACCATCTGATGACGATCCAGAACGCGCACCTACGAGGCTTGCTGCTAGGACTGTGATTAAGCCTGCTGTTAATAACAGCAAAGTAGATATCGCTCTGATTGAGCAGACGACTGCTGAACTCAAGCGACTTGGCTGGTCAAACAAAGAAGGACGGCTGTATTTACAGGAAACCTTTGGGAAATCGAGTCGTCAACACCTTACAGCGCAAGAGTTGCAGCAATTTTTGAATTACTTGCGTTCGTTGCAACCATCCGGAGCTCAATCCACTTCCGAATAA